From the genome of Spartobacteria bacterium:
GTGCGTGAGACAGTTTTACCCAGTGCCTTTGAAGCAAATACCCCCTATATCGGCCTTGAACACATGCCTCGCCGCTCGATCACTCTTTGCGAGTGGGGACAAGCGGAACAGGTCACAAGCAGCAAGCATCGCTTCCGCGAGGGAGAGATTCTCTTCGGAAAGATACGACCATATTTTCATAAAGTCGGCATTGCCCTCACTGATGGGGTAGCTTCCTCAGACGCCATCATAATTCGACCAGCTCATTCGCACCTTTTGCCGCTTGTCCTGATGACGACATCCAGCGATGGGTTTGTGGCTGTAACAGCCCAGCAGATGAAGGAGGGGTCCAAGATGCCGCGCGCCGACTGGAAGCAGATGCAACAGTATCCTGTGTCTCTTCCATCAGACGGGTTGCTTCGTGCTTTCAACGACTTCATTGATCCCATACTAAACCAGCTGAAAACTCTCGCCTTTGCCAATAAACGACTCGGTGTAGCCCGCGATCTCCTCCTGCCCAAACTGATGAACGGGGAGGTGGCGGTATGACGTATGATCCCCACAATGTACGGGCGCACGGCCGATCGACCCAACGAAACCGCCG
Proteins encoded in this window:
- a CDS encoding restriction endonuclease subunit S, with product ENNRRRIQLLEQAARLLYKEWFVHLRFPGHEHTRIIDGVPEGWEKKVLGDVCFEVRETVLPSAFEANTPYIGLEHMPRRSITLCEWGQAEQVTSSKHRFREGEILFGKIRPYFHKVGIALTDGVASSDAIIIRPAHSHLLPLVLMTTSSDGFVAVTAQQMKEGSKMPRADWKQMQQYPVSLPSDGLLRAFNDFIDPILNQLKTLAFANKRLGVARDLLLPKLMNGEVAV